gggaggaggcgcCGCCAGATGGGGAGGAAGGCGGGTGGGGAGAAAGGAGCGGGCGCCGCCGGGTGGAGGGGAGGTGGTGTGAGGGAGTGGAAGGAATCGATGAGGGCGTGATCTGTTTTGACCGCTCGATCTAGGGCTTTTTCACCGGGAGCGTCATTGGTCATGAACCCAGTCGACGAGCCCTTCGCTGCAGCATGGACCAATGATTATATGGGTCCACTGGCAGCCACCCAGCGAAGCAGCGCGAGGTGTAACAAAATCTAGCGGTGAATAGTAAAAATCAATGGTGAAAAatgagcgagcgagctgatcgagtgGCCAGCGATCACGCACGTGCGAAGGCCTCCAGAATGGCGGGTACTCTAAAAGGCTTTATATGTTCGATGCTGATGAAAATGTCATATGGTGACATGCTTCTACACATTATAACCTTCCTTACAAAATTGCAAGAGAGAAAGGGTGCTACATTATTCTCTCCGGGTATATACTCACCAAGATCGTTTGCTATATGCATTCAGTTGGGGGGAAAAGATGCTCAAACCCCCCAGGGATCACACTATGGAATAAGCACTGCTGGACTCGTTGTCAGGTGCTCGTCTTGGTTTCTGGTCCTCTGCCACTTTGCGGGGTGACGCCTTGGGTGACGGCGGTGAGGAGTGTGACGGGGACGATACCGATCTGCGCACCGGGCTCGGCGGCGTGTGTAGCCTCCGCAGTTCACTCATCGAGCTTTTGGGGCTCAGGAGTAGCGGAGGTGGCGGTTGCTGTGCCTCCGGAGCTTCTGCGGCCGGAGGGCGGTGCTGCTGCCCTTGTTGTTGCGGCGGATGCTGCTGATCAGTTGCGACTTTGTTTAGAAGATTCTGCAGAGTGGGTAGTAGTTTTGCTGAAACAGATAGGATCCCAGGAACCTGCAGAGTAACATCAATTTAATTTATGTGTTCATGAAGGTGAAGAGGGTTCAGTTCAATTTGTCACAAGCTTATTTCGGAATAAACAGAGTTAAAGCTAACTAATAGGTCCCTTCTGTCCTCCTAAAATGGACTATTCAATGTTAGGAACAACTGATTTTAGGAGCATAGAAACCCATGCCTCGTAATTTACTTGTTCTATAAAGTACTGTAGCTCAATAGACAATGCAGTTTTGATCTCTAAACTCGTGCTTCCTCCACAATATGTTGTActgaagttgagacacttattttgggacggagggagtacgaaattAGTTTGACATTCTGTGCATTTCTTCAACACACCTTCTGCACAGATGATTTCACGATAGCATTGTACAACAAGAAAAATACTACTACTCCGTTCCATTTTAACAAATGTTCAACATCTTACCATTCCATTTTGGAATTCTCTGCCAATATCTAGCTGCACTGCTAAAGCTCTGACAAGTAAATAACCCACAAATAGCAAGAACACGTATATAGGATTCCTGCACAGCAGAACAAGAATGACAGCACCATGTTAATAGTTTTTAGTTTGTGTAAGAAACCCCTGCGCATACTGTTGAGCTGCGTACCTCAGAAGCATCATGATCTCATCAAAACCAAGAACTGCCATAGCAACCAGCGCCCAAGGAGGAGGCAGTCTGCCATTACCGCGCCTGTGAGCTTGCTGGAGTGAGATAAAAAAAGAGTTCAAGTCAAAGACAATACAATAAGAATCTATTTCCCCCTCTAGAAAAAAGAAAGCATCATCAGAAAATAAAATCGAATCCACCACTACACAAAAAAATGCACAGTCATGAATAATCCAATTTATGGAGGGGAGCAATAAATTCTTCAAACTGAACAATTCTCTAATGCAACTATAGAGGTATTCTAAAGCCCTTTACTTCTTAAATGCAAAGGCATCATACCTGCCATGGTTCCTGAAAAGAGTTGTTCTACAGAAATAAATAATTTGCTAGCACAACATCTCTGAATATTAAATACACTAAAAGAGACCAAAACTATGTATTAAATAAATTAAAACCTGCGTTGATACTGCTTGTGTAATGGTGAACTCAGTTTCTGATTGGAACTGCTTCCACACTGACTTGCACTGAGCTGGAGTAATAAGCGTATGCTTTGGATGAACCTGTTTCAGTTGTTTGGTGAAGTGATGGATCCTCGGTATAAGCAATTCCACTTTTTGCTGCATGAATAACAATAAACACTAAACTACCTCTTCCCAGCTAGTTGAAGCAAGCGGGTCACCAGAAGAAGCACTTGAACTCATTGACGCAACAGAACCATCTAGAAGTGTGGAAATCAGAATGTTTTCAATCCTATCTGGCTTGTCATCCCAGCGAATGACGGCTAATACAGACAGAAGTTTGAGAGCCTGCAATGTAAGTGTAAGAGCACTTAACAATAAAACAAAGGGATATATTGTTTGTCATCATGTTAGAAAGGCGAGAATCCTGTACAGCAGATCGAGCCTCCTTTGCTATTGCACGGACATCTTCCTTTCCTGTCCAGGTCCTTGGCATTGAGTCCTTGTCATGACTAAACACCACTGTGAACCTGGCAATAACAAGGAACTTTATCAGAAGGTTATAATATTGATTGGTACATGGAACAATCAATAAGTATTTCTGTACCTTTCCTTCATATGCATCAAAATTTTGCTAGCTTCTTCTTTAGCCTTATTTTCCACAATGCTTTGACCATAATCCCTTAATTTTGACACCATTTCTTCTGAGAATTCGCTTCCCATTTCAAAcccagaaagggctttaaaaaccTCTGGCAGGATGGCCTGCGTCTCACGTTTATAGAGGCTTTCTATTGATGCCCAAGTTGTTTGGCCGGCGGCATCAAAAAGAGATTCCACAGGTTCAACAAGTGCTTTTCTTAGTTTCTCCTGAAAGTATACATAACTTAAATTATGACCACGAGGTAACCAAATGCTATAGCAAGTGCCAAAAATATGCAGAAGCAAAGTATGTGCTGAGAAACTAATAAAAAAAAACCTTCTCTAGGTTTCCATACTTAACCTTAGCATGATTTGTTAGTTCTGTTAGCTTGCTTTCACGAACTGAAAGTGCATGGTCTTCAATATCACGCCGAACTTTCTCTAGGATTTTAGAGTAGTCCCAATCCGCCTGCTTGATTACAGAATCTAGAAATGAAGACTTGTCAGATTGCAGTTTCGGTTTGAAGGGGTTGGTATTCCAAAGAAACAGACAAAATTGCCTTCCCAAATTGCATATTTACAGGCACATGAAGTAGataggacagacccagtgcatagaagctcccacacaaggtggggtctggggagggattataggaacctagtcttacccctgcaaagtgcaatgcagagaggctggttcgaacccaggacctcttggcacaagtggggaggacttccCCACTGTGCAATGCCTGCCCTCAGGCACATGAAGTAGATACAGGGATAAAAATGCAATACCAGAACAATAAGGTACACTGGCTCTAGACAAACCCAATGTACTTGGACTTCAAACATCACACTACTTCAATACAGGGAGCATATGATGGCTTGAAAGTTAGATTTATGGGAATCTCAGGATTGCTGGGAATCCTAACCGCAGAAATGAGATAGCAATAAGAATGTGGTGGGAATATCAGATACCTTCCTATTTCAAAGGGAATGCAAAACTCCTAAATCCCAGAAACTTGTTCCTCCCGTAATCTAATATTGCTAACTACTCTAGGTTCTTGTGTCAAACTCAGGAACCTTATCGGATTACCCTCTGATTCCAGGGAAGCCAACTGACATTCTAGTTACCAATCCCCATCAATGTAGTCCTTGAATAAATTCTACATCATTGGGAAAATAATATTTATACAAATTATCAAGCGTGCAAATTTACCTGCGCACCCTTGATTAAATTCACTGAGAGAGGATTCAGTAGTTTCTCGAACAGATGCTGCGAAACCTTTTCCACTCTCAAGAGATTGATCAAGGCCGGTTTTAAATTTTTCAAGAGCCTTAGTACGTAGATGACTCAAATTTTTCTGGAATGCAGGCTGGACAAGCTGCAAAGAATATGGGACAAAATAAGTGAAATGAAGGGGAAGGCGTAACAATGCCTATTGTACAATAGCACCTTACATTCAGTATTCTAGATTCCAGCAGTTGCCGTTTGGCCTTCCTAACAGCTTCATCAAAATAGACAGCTTCTTTGTCATACCTGACAAATAATGATGCACCTTAGTTTTATTCGTCAACATTAGTTTCCGTTTTATTAGAGAAAAATCAACATCAGTGTCCTGTTATCACAAATATAGGGAATTCACAAAGGCCAAGATAGACAGTCAAATAACAACTTCTAGATTCAATGCCAGTACTTCGGTGATTGGATCACAGAGACGAGAAAGACACCAGCAATTGTATATGCAATTTAAAAAAATAAGGAGGCAGAGTAAGAAATGTATATTCTGTAATAATCTTGAAACAGTAGATCACCAATTTTTTCAGAGTAAGAAAGTATGTGCCCTAAATAGTGATAAAGTGTCTCATTCTTGCGACATTGTATGATTCGGTggcagagtttttagatctagtaGAGATGAATTGTTGCTTCAGGGGTGGTTGCTTTGATTCAGAAAATGTTGTATTTCTCTGTTTTCTGAGCCAAACTCTGTCTTGTCAGTTGAATGAAATGAAAGGGGCCCCTTAACTAAAAAAACAGAGGCAAACCAATATTATTTCTTATATAAATATCCCAGTACTCACATTAACCATATGTCAAGAGTGCTGGAAATTTTAGAGATTTTCTTTGCGAAGTACAACATGTTCATCAATCTACTGGTAGATGCATAGAACATACAAGTGAACTTTGTGCGGTCGCAAGGACCGAGAATCATGTTGAACAAACCACCAGGATGAACAACTAAAATAACACGCAGGCTTACTCTTCCATGTGGACCTCCACAATAGATCCAAGTTTTTTCCCAAAACCGAGTACTGAACCAGCCTGTACATCATTCTCCAAATCTAGCCATTCCTAAAGATCAAAAACATATTAGCGAACGCAAAACATCCATGAGTATTAAATGATAAGTGAAGTTCTTACAGCATCCGAGGTTAGGCAGCCAAACCTCTCATTTGCAATTTCATCACAGCGAACAGTAGCAACCATTACCTTGCATGATGAAGCAAATGGAATAAATCAACAAGTAGCAAGTTTGGGTCGTTTCTTCTGTTGGTGGTGCTTCACCTGAGCATAACATGTAGGTTCGTAATCACAGCAAACAATTATAACTGATGATGTTTGACATGTTCCGTTTCAACTGTTGACAAATACCTAGTCTGCCGCTGAATGAGTCCTACTCCTGTTCTATGGGGTCTGCAAGGCATCTATCTATCCATGCACCAACGTGCTCACACAACTAGCGCATGTAATTCTCTCTCCCTACACATGACTATCATGGTACCAGATTAATCCCAGATCCTGCCATGGCTCCCAAGTAGGGCCCGTCGCGGCCACAGCCATCTCTGCCCTTTCACGCCCTGCAACCCACCTCCTTCCCGCtgctcttctccctctctccttccaGTTTCGCGGCGTGAACAGGCCATCACCGTCGTGCTCGACCTCCACACTAGGCCATACTCCACATGGAAAGAAGCTCATGGAGCTCCTCGTCTCCAGCTACAACATCGGCGATCACATCGACACCGATGCGGAGCTGCAGCTCGCCGACAACATATGTGATGAGGACATCCCTACcactgttacacccacaacccctgccgCTCACATGTTCAACTTAGAGCAAGACAAAGATGAgtcactaga
This window of the Triticum aestivum cultivar Chinese Spring chromosome 5D, IWGSC CS RefSeq v2.1, whole genome shotgun sequence genome carries:
- the LOC123119467 gene encoding protein ROOT HAIR DEFECTIVE 3 homolog 1 isoform X1 — encoded protein: MAEVDAAAAAAVGAQAVQLIDGEGEFAGESAERFMTAAGVAGCGLSYAVVAIMGPQSSGKSTLLNLLFGTNFREMDAFRGRSQTTKGIWMARCVGVEPCTVVMDLEGTDGRERGEDDTAFEKQSSLFALAISDIVLINMWCHDIGREQAANKPLLKTVFQVMMRLFSPRKTTLLFVIRDKTRTPLEHLEPVLREDIQKIWNSVPKPEAHKDTPLSEFFNVEVTALPSFEEKEEQFREQVQQLRQRFANSIAPGGLAGDRRGVVPASGFLFSSQQIWKIIRENKDLDLPAHKVMVATVRCDEIANERFGCLTSDAEWLDLENDVQAGSVLGFGKKLGSIVEVHMEEYDKEAVYFDEAVRKAKRQLLESRILNLVQPAFQKNLSHLRTKALEKFKTGLDQSLESGKGFAASVRETTESSLSEFNQGCADSVIKQADWDYSKILEKVRRDIEDHALSVRESKLTELTNHAKEKLRKALVEPVESLFDAAGQTTWASIESLYKRETQAILPEVFKALSGFEMGSEFSEEMVSKLRDYGQSIVENKAKEEASKILMHMKERFTVVFSHDKDSMPRTWTGKEDVRAIAKEARSAALKLLSVLAVIRWDDKPDRIENILISTLLDGSVASMSSSASSGDPLASTSWEEVHPKHTLITPAQCKSVWKQFQSETEFTITQAVSTQQAHRRGNGRLPPPWALVAMAVLGFDEIMMLLRNPIYVFLLFVGYLLVRALAVQLDIGREFQNGMVPGILSVSAKLLPTLQNLLNKVATDQQHPPQQQGQQHRPPAAEAPEAQQPPPPLLLSPKSSMSELRRLHTPPSPVRRSVSSPSHSSPPSPKASPRKVAEDQKPRRAPDNESSSAYSIV
- the LOC123119467 gene encoding protein ROOT HAIR DEFECTIVE 3 homolog 1 isoform X2 — its product is MAEVDAAAAAAVGAQAVQLIDGEGEFAGESAERFMTAAGVAGCGLSYAVVAIMGPQSSGKSTLLNLLFGTNFREMDAFRGRSQTTKGIWMARCVGVEPCTVVMDLEGTDGRERGEDDTAFEKQSSLFALAISDIVLINMWCHDIGREQAANKPLLKTVFQVMMRLFSPRKTTLLFVIRDKTRTPLEHLEPVLREDIQKVEVTALPSFEEKEEQFREQVQQLRQRFANSIAPGGLAGDRRGVVPASGFLFSSQQIWKIIRENKDLDLPAHKVMVATVRCDEIANERFGCLTSDAEWLDLENDVQAGSVLGFGKKLGSIVEVHMEEYDKEAVYFDEAVRKAKRQLLESRILNLVQPAFQKNLSHLRTKALEKFKTGLDQSLESGKGFAASVRETTESSLSEFNQGCADSVIKQADWDYSKILEKVRRDIEDHALSVRESKLTELTNHAKEKLRKALVEPVESLFDAAGQTTWASIESLYKRETQAILPEVFKALSGFEMGSEFSEEMVSKLRDYGQSIVENKAKEEASKILMHMKERFTVVFSHDKDSMPRTWTGKEDVRAIAKEARSAALKLLSVLAVIRWDDKPDRIENILISTLLDGSVASMSSSASSGDPLASTSWEEVHPKHTLITPAQCKSVWKQFQSETEFTITQAVSTQQAHRRGNGRLPPPWALVAMAVLGFDEIMMLLRNPIYVFLLFVGYLLVRALAVQLDIGREFQNGMVPGILSVSAKLLPTLQNLLNKVATDQQHPPQQQGQQHRPPAAEAPEAQQPPPPLLLSPKSSMSELRRLHTPPSPVRRSVSSPSHSSPPSPKASPRKVAEDQKPRRAPDNESSSAYSIV